Below is a genomic region from Deltaproteobacteria bacterium.
CAATTATCCACTGCTTGTTTACTTCGGCTTCATATATTGTTTCCTCATGGGCAGAAGAAAATCACCCCGAAACAAGACTATTTGCCAGCATCCCCCCTTTCTTCTGGTATGTATGCCCTTATCCTGCATTCAATATTCCACAGGAGCTCACGATCCTAGTTTGGCCCTTGTCTTCCGGGGAGCAGGAAGCGAACGACCATCTAGAAAATCGTGGTCTGAACCGCCATTTTGCACAAAACCATGAAACATTATTTCTACCACAGTGGGCAGTTCCTCAACAAGCGAATATCTGCCGTCACTGGCGAGCCATTTCTGAATCACCCCGTCCACAAAACCCATGACCCCGTAAAATACTGTCTGGAAGTTCAGCCTTTTCAACCGTCCATCTCGAGCAGCTTGAAAAATTTTGCGTTTCAGCAATGGTATCTTTCGGAGAATGTTGCCAATATAAAGTGCTTTGACTTCAGCGCCAAAATCACTCTGCTCCTGGATGAGAACTTTGTAGAGATCCCGATTGCGGTCAAAAAATTCGAAATAGACTCGCAAATAGGCCTCGATGGTCTCCAGCACATCTGCTTCAGGATCTATGGCACAGTTGACTTCTTCTTCCAGTTCGGCCACTTTGGTGCGGATCAGTTCACTGAAAAGCAGCCGCTTGCTGCGAAAATGCCTGTACACTGTTCCTTTGCCAAAACCCGCCCGCTCCGCAATCAAATCAACAGTTGCACCATGATAACCCTTGGCAGAAAAGACCTCCAGGGCAGCAGTCAATATTTTTTGCCGGGTCTCGGGACTGTGTATTCTGACCTGATCGCGGCCTTCTCCCTGCTTGATCAGATGACGCGTCAGCAATATCTCGAGGAAATCAGCTTTGTCGAGGCCGCGCTCAGCAGCAACTCTGCTCACCTCTCGCACCCACCTCATGGAAAGAACACCGGAATCCTGGGATCGACTCGAAATGAGCGCCATTCCCTCTTCGAAGACCCTTGCCAGGACTTCGGCAGCCAGTTCAGTGGAGCGGGGAACTCTTGCCAGGACTGCCTGCCAGAAGGCCTCCCAGCGAGCCTCCACCCCTGAACCTGGATCGGCCAGCAAGTGCAGCAATTCTTTCCTGTGCTTCTGCTCGAGCCTGATTTTTACAGCTTTCTCAGATGCCATTTCCAATGACCTCTATATGACGGACTGGTCCGTCATTATCCGCAATTATTGCTGCCTGTCAAGTTGTTTTTGGTGTACAGGGTGAAGGTTCCGGCTACCGAATGAACAGCAGAATTGTTTCATGCGAAAGCCCACACATGGCGGCAGCATAATGAAAGGCCCTGGACACGCATGGAGTTGCTTCAGAAATATTCCGTTCAGAATCTGGCAAAATAAACCTGCGCCTTCTCGCCGCAAAGGCAGCGGTATCCTCGGGCTATCACCTCCCTTGTCTCAGGGTTCAGTGCATATGAATCGAGCTCTTGCAGGGGCACCAGACGGCAAGCCAGAATGTCACTGTCTGCCCGCAGATTGCCCCCTCTTATTTTGCAAAGAAAGTCAAGGAGCACATAGTGGTACCTCACCATATCTGTGGCATCTATGATAATCCTGTCCAGCACGGCTAGCAGCTCCAGGACCTCAATATGGAGACTTACCTCCTCGCTGACCTCCCGAACCACAGCTGCTGTGGTAGTTTCACCCAGCTCCACCAGGCCGCCAGGAAGGGTCCATTGTCCGTAGCCAGGAGGCTTGCCCCTGCGGACCAGTACCACCCTGTCATTGTCGATGATAACTGCTCCCACCCCCACCAGGGGTGAGTTCGGATATTCTCTCTGCATCTTGTGCCCCTCAAGAGGCAAGATGTCTATGGAGCACTCCTGGTGCTCCTCGACCGTTG
It encodes:
- a CDS encoding TetR/AcrR family transcriptional regulator; translated protein: MASEKAVKIRLEQKHRKELLHLLADPGSGVEARWEAFWQAVLARVPRSTELAAEVLARVFEEGMALISSRSQDSGVLSMRWVREVSRVAAERGLDKADFLEILLTRHLIKQGEGRDQVRIHSPETRQKILTAALEVFSAKGYHGATVDLIAERAGFGKGTVYRHFRSKRLLFSELIRTKVAELEEEVNCAIDPEADVLETIEAYLRVYFEFFDRNRDLYKVLIQEQSDFGAEVKALYIGNILRKIPLLKRKIFQAARDGRLKRLNFQTVFYGVMGFVDGVIQKWLASDGRYSLVEELPTVVEIMFHGFVQNGGSDHDFLDGRSLPAPRKTRAKLGS
- a CDS encoding NUDIX hydrolase yields the protein MQREYPNSPLVGVGAVIIDNDRVVLVRRGKPPGYGQWTLPGGLVELGETTTAAVVREVSEEVSLHIEVLELLAVLDRIIIDATDMVRYHYVLLDFLCKIRGGNLRADSDILACRLVPLQELDSYALNPETREVIARGYRCLCGEKAQVYFARF